A part of Oryctolagus cuniculus chromosome 4, mOryCun1.1, whole genome shotgun sequence genomic DNA contains:
- the SON gene encoding protein SON isoform X1 — protein sequence MAADIEQIFRSFVVSKFREIQQELSSGRSEGQLNGETNTPVEGNQAGDAAASARNLPNEEIVQKIEEVLSGVLDTELRCKPDLKEASRKSRCVSVQTDPTDEVPTKKSKKHKKHKNKKKKKKKEKEKKYKRQPEESESKPKSHNDGNIDLESDSFLKFDSESSAMALEPVRAFGLSETSESSAVLLEPPLVSMEVSEPHILETLKPATKTVELSVASTSVISEQSEQPVAGMLEPSTSKILDSFATAPVPATAVVPKSSEPVVTMSVEYQKSVLKSLENASTESSKMLVDPLGAKALEPPQTPGIASEAPAEVHPEPSTSTAMDFSESSATEVLSLPEQPVDVPSEMTESSVTRPQELMELPKTTALELPESSVASALELPGPPAISMPELQGPPVTPVLGLPGPSATPVPELPGPLSTPVPELPGPPVTPVPELPGPPVTPVPQLSQDLPGLPAPSMGLEPPQEVPEPPVMAQELPGLPAVSSAVELPGQPAVTVAMELTEQPVTTTELEHPVGMTTVEHPGHPEVTAATGLLGQPEATMVLELPGQPEATTALELPGQPSVTGVPELPGLPSATRALELSGQPVATGALELPGQLMATGALEFSGQSGAAGALELLGQPLATGVLELPGQPGAPELPGQPVATVALEISVQSVVTTSELSTMTVSQSLEVPSTTALESYNTVAQELPTTLVGETSVTVGVDPLLAQDSHMLASNTMEAHMLASNTMESQMLASNTMDSQMLASNTMDSQMLASSTMDSQMLASSTMDSQMLATSSMDSQMLATSTMDSQMLATSSMDSQMLATSSMDSQMLATSSMDSQMLATSSMDSQMLATSSMDSQMLATSSMDSQMLATSSMDSQMLASGTMDSQMLASGTMDAQMLASGTMDAQMLASSTQDSAMLGSKSPDPYRLAQDPYRLAQDPYRLGHDPYRLGHDAYRLGQDPYRLGHDPYRLTPDPYRMSPRPYRIAPRSYRIAPRPYRLAPRPLMLASRRSMMMSYAAERSMMSSYERSMMSYERSMMSPMAERSMMSAYERSMMSAYERSMMSPMAERSMMSAYERSMMSAYERSMMSPMADRSMMSMGADRSMMSSYSAADRSMMSSYSAADRSMMSSYTDRSMMSMAADSYTDTYTDTYTEAYMVPPLPPEEPPTMPPLPPEEPPMTPPLPPEEPPEGPALPAEDSALAAENTWPTEVPALPTEESVSQPEPPVSQSEISEPSAVPAHYSVSASESSVLTSEAVMTVPEPPLEPESSVTSTPRESAGVEQEVPERPVTETPMMSVEPAVLTAEPPVVSETAETLDSMRTSAHASELSVPLLEPAVTIPEPAENILELPAVAVSEAAAVAVQEPPAMVVAVPESPTTVVAVPESPAVAVLEPPPVAESEPQVVAVDPPAVIEPEHVTIPVSVSALEPTVPIVDPAVSVLQPAMIISEPSLSVQESTVTISESAVTISEQTEIISTEMVLESTPVILQSSVMSSSLVVKGMNLLSGDQSFAPEIGMQKIPLHSSEEPRAEGHLKSDSYESECSINTDLNTNNHLIAKEMEHSTVSAADTGPVGEIGEEKILPIKETEQCTVLDTNSGVNETDARGTLSSTGPLAVEPDAVETSKGTEYMTPSALGSVNKYDVDVSLTTQDTEHDMVISTSPSGGSEADIEGPLPAKDIHLDLASGNLSKDTEELLPVKESDQTLAVVVSPKESSGEDKEVPLPTKEIPDSGFPTNIEDINEADLVRPLLPKDMERLTSLRAGIEGPLLASEAERDKSAASPVVISIPERASESSSEEKDDYEIFVKVKDTHEKSKKKNRDKGEKEKKRDSSLRSRSKRSKSSEHKSRKRTSESRSRARKRSSKSKSHRSQTRSRSRSRRRRRSSRSRSKSRGRRSVSKEKRKRSPKHRSKSRERKRKRSSSRDNRKAVRARSRTPSRRSRSHTPSRRRRSRSVGRRRSFSVSPSRRSRTPSRRSRTPSRRSRTPSRRSRTPSRRSRTPSRRSRTPSRRSRTPSRRRRSRSVVRRRSFSISPVRLRRSRTPLRRRFSRSPIRRKRSRSSERGRSPKRLTDLDKAQLLEIAKANAAAMCAKAGVPLPPNLKPAPPPTIEEKVAKKSGGATIEELTEKCKQIAQSKEDDDVIVNKPHVSDEEEEEPPFYHHPFKLSEPKPIFFNLNIAAAKPTPPKSQVTLTKEFPVSSGSQHRKKEADSVYGEWVPVEKNGEENKDDDNVFSSNLPSEPVDISTAMSERALAQKRLSENAFDLEAMSMLNRAQERIDAWAQLNSIPGQFTGSTGVQVLTQEQLANTGAQAWIKKDQFLRAAPVTGGMGAVLMRKMGWREGEGLGKNKEGNKEPILVDFKTDRKGLVAVGERAQKRSGNFSAAMKDLSGKHPVSALMEICNKRRWQPPEFLLVHDSGPDHRKHFLFRVLINGSAYQPSFASPNKKHAKATAATVVLQAMGLVPKDLMANATCFRSASRR from the exons ATGGCGGCCGACATCGAGCAGATTTTTAGGTCTTTCGTGGTCAGTAAATTCCGGGAAATCCAACAGGAGCTTTCCAG TGGAAGGAGTGAAGGCCAGCTAAATGGTGAAACAAATACACCTGTTGAAGGAAACCAGGCAGGTGATGCAGCTGCCTCTGCCAGGAATCTCCCAAATGAAGAAATAGTGCAGAAGATAGAAGAAGTCCTTTCTGGGGTCCTAGATACAGAACTACGATGTAAGCCAG aCTTGAAAGAGGCCTCCAGAAAAAGTAGATGTGTGTCTGTGCAGACAGATCCTACTGATGAAGTTCCCACCAAAAAATCAAAGAAGcataaaaagcacaaaaataaaaagaagaaaaagaagaaagaaaaggaaaaaaaatataaaagacagCCAGAAGAATCTGAATCAAAGCCGAAATCTCATAATGATGGGAACATAGATTTAGAATCAGAttcctttttaaagtttgattCTGAATCTTCAGCAATGGCACTGGAACCTGTGAGAGCATTTGGGCTATCTGAGACCAGTGAATCATCTGCAGTTTTGTTAGAACCTCCTTTAGTATCAATGGAGGTGTCAGAGCCGCACATCTTAGAAACTCTAAAGCCAGCTACAAAAACTGTAGAACTGTCAGTTGCATCAACATCAGTAATCTCAGAGCAGTCCGAGCAGCCTGTGGCAGGAATGCTGGAACCGTCCACATCAAAGATTCTGGATTCCTTTGCAACAGCACCAGTGCCTGCTACAGCAGTAGTGCCGAAGTCATCTGAGCCAGTTGTCACAATGTCAGTGGAGTATCAGAAGTCTGTGCTGAAATCTTTGGAGAATGCATCTACAGAGTCATCAAAGATGCTGGTAGACCCTCTAGGAGCAAAAGCCCTAGAGCCACCACAAACCCCTGGCATAGCATCTGAAGCACCTGCTGAGGTGCACCCTGAGCCAAGCACATCAACAGCAATGGATTTTTCAGAGTCATCTGCAACTGAAGTGCTTAGCTTGCCAGAGCAGCCTGTAGACGTACCATCGGAGATGACAGAGTCATCCGTGACAAGACCACAGGAGTTGATGGAGCTGCCTAAGACCACGGCGTTGGAGTTGCCGGAGTCGTCGGTGGCCTCAGCGCTGGAGTTGCCGGGGCCACCTGCGATCTCCATGCCGGAGTTGCAGGGGCCCCCTGTGACTCCAGTGCTGGGGTTACCTGGGCCCTCTGCTACCCCGGTGCCAGAGTTACCAGGGCCCCTCTCTACCCCAGTGCCTGAGTTGCCAGGGCCCCCTGTGACACCAGTGCCCGAGTTGCCGGGGCCCCCTGTGACACCAGTGCCACAGCTGTCACAGGACTTGCCAGGGCTTCCAGCACCATCTATGGGGTTGGAGCCACCACAGGAGGTACCAGAGCCACCTGTGATGGCACAGGAGTTGCCagggctgcctgcagtgtcatcCGCAGTAGAATTGCCAGGGCAGCCTGCCGTAACAGTAGCAATGGAGTTGACCGAACAACCTGTGACGACGACAGAGTTGGAGCATCCTGTGGGGATGACAACGGTGGAACATCCTGGGCATCCTGAGGTGACAGCAGCAACAGGGTTGCTGGGGCAGCCTGAGGCAACAATGGTGCTGGAGTTGCCAGGACAACCAGAGGCAACTACAGCCCTGGAGTTGCCTGGGCAGCCTTCAGTGACTGGGGTGCCGGAGTTGCCAGGGCTGCCTTCGGCAACTAGGGCACTGGAGTTGTCAGGGCAGCCTGTGGCAACTGGGGCACTTGAGTTGCCTGGGCAGCTCATGGCAACTGGGGCACTGGAGTTCTCGGGGCAGTCTGGGGCAGCTGGAGCACTGGAGCTTTTGGGGCAGCCTCTGGCAACAGGGGTGCTGGAGTTGCCAGGGCAGCCTGGGGCGCCAGAGTTGCCTGGGCAGCCTGTGGCAACTGTGGCGCTTGAGATCTCTGTTCAGTCTGTGGTGACAACGTCGGAGCTGTCAACGATGACCGTGTCGCAGTCCCTGGAGGTGCCCTCGACGACAGCGCTGGAATCCTATAATACGGTAGCACAGGAGCTGCCTACTACATTAGTGGGGGAGACTTCTGTAACAGTAGGAGTGGATCCCTTGTTGGCCCAAGATTCCCATATGTTAGCTTCTAACACCATGGAGGCCCATATGTTAGCATCCAACACCATGGAATCCCAAATGCTAGCGTCCAATACCATGGACTCCCAGATGCTAGCATCCAACACCATGGACTCCCAGATGCTAGCCTCTAGCACCATGGACTCCCAGATGTTAGCCTCTAGCACTATGGACTCCCAGATGTTAGCCACTAGCTCCATGGACTCCCAGATGCTAGCTACTAGCACTATGGACTCCCAGATGTTAGCAACCAGCTCCATGGACTCCCAGATGTTAGCAACCAGCTCCATGGACTCCCAGATGTTAGCAACCAGCTCCATGGACTCCCAGATGTTAGCAACCAGCTCCATGGACTCCCAGATGTTAGCAACCAGCTCCATGGACTCCCAGATGTTAGCAACCAGCTCTATGGATTCCCAGATGTTAGCAACCAGCTCTATGGATTCCCAGATGTTAGCATCTGGCACTATGGATTCTCAGATGTTAGCTTCCGGCACCATGGACGCTCAGATGTTAGCATCTGGTACCATGGATGCCCAGATGTTAGCATCTAGTACCCAAGATTCTGCTATGTTGGGTTCAAAATCTCCTGATCCCTATAGGTTAGCACAGGATCCTTACAGATTAGCTCAAGATCCCTATAGGTTGGGTCATGACCCTTACAGGTTAGGTCATGATGCTTACAGGTTAGGACAAGATCCCTATAGATTAGGGCATGATCCATATAGACTAACTCCTGATCCCTATAGGATGTCACCTAGACCCTATAGAATAGCTCCCAGGTCTTATAGAATAGCACCTAGACCATACAGGTTAGCACCTAGACCCTTGATGTTGGCATCTAGACGGTCTATGATGATGTCCTATGCTGCAGAACGTTCCATGATGTCATCTTACGAACGCTCTATGATGTCTTACGAGCGCTCCATGATGTCACCTATGGCTGAGCGATCTATGATGTCAGCCTATGAGCGCTCTATGATGTCAGCTTATGAGCGCTCTATGATGTCTCCTATGGCTGAACGCTCTATGATGTCAGCTTATGAACGCTCTATGATGTCCGCTTATGAGCGTTCCATGATGTCCCCGATGGCTGATCGATCTATGATGTCCATGGGTGCGGACCGGTCCATGATGTCGTCGTACTCTGCTGCTGACCGATCTATGATGTCATCGTACTCTGCAGCTGACCGATCTATGATGTCATCTTACACTGACCGTTCAATGATGTCTATGGCAGCTGATTCTTACACTGATACTTATACTGATACATATACAGAGGCATATATGGTGCCACCTTTGCCTCCTGAAGAGCCTCCAACAATGCCACCATTGCCACCTGAGGAGCCACCAATGACACCACCATTGCCTCCTGAGGAACCACCAGAGGGTCCAGCATTACCTGCTGAGGACTCAGCATTAGCAGCTGAAAATACATGGCCTACAGAGGTGCCAGCATTACCTACTGAAGAGTCTGTGTCACAGCCTGAGCCTCCTGTGAGTCAGAGTGAGATCTCAGAGCCTTCAGCGGTCCCTGCTCATTATTCAGTGTCAGCATCAGAGTCCTCAGTGTTAACATCAGAGGCTGTCATGACTGTTCCAGAACCACCACTGGAGCCAGAGTCTTCAGTTACATCCACACCTAGAGAGTCTGCTGGAGTAGAACAGGAAGTTCCAGAGAGACCAGTGACTGAAACTCCCATGATGTCAGTGGAACCAGCTGTGTTAACAGCAGAGCCTCCTGTTGTATCCGAGACAGCAGAAACATTAGATTCCATGAGAACCTCAGCACATGCCTCAGAATTATCTGTGCCCTTGTTGGAGCCAGCAGTAACTATACCAGAACCAGCAGAGAACATTCTGGAGTTACCAGCCGTGGCTGTCTCAGAGGCTGCAGCGGTGGCTGTCCAGGAGCCTCCTGCCATGGTTGTGGCTGTCCCAGAGTCTCCTACCACGGTTGTGGCTGTCCCAGAATCTCCAGCTGTGGCTGTCTTGGAGCCGCCTCCTGTGGCTGAATCAGAACCGCAGGTTGTAGCTGTCGACCCTCCAGCTGTGATTGAGCCAGAGCATGTCACCATTCCAGTGTCAGTTTCTGCCCTGGAGCCTACTGTGCCTATTGTGGACCCGGCAGTGTCAGTCCTTCAACCTGCTATGATTATTTCAGAACCATCTCTTTCTGTCCAAGAATCCACTGTGACAATTTCAGAATCTGCTGTCACTATTTCAGAGCAGACGGAAATAATATCGACCGAGATGGTTTTAGAGTCTACACCAGTAATATTGCAGTCTAGTGTTATGTCTTCATCACTTGTTGTGAAAGGGATGAATTTACTTTCTGGTGATCAAAGTTTTGCTCCGGAGATTGGCATGCAGAAGATCCCATTGCATTCAAGTGAAGAGCCGCGTGCTGAAGGACACCTGAAAAGTGACTCTTACGAAAGTGAATGTAGTATAAATACAGACCTTAATACAAATAATCACTTAATTGCTAAAGAGATGGAACATAGTACAGTGTCTGCTGCTGACACTGGTCCTGTTGGTGAAATTGGTGAAGAGAAAATTTTGCCCATCAAGGAGACTGAACAATGTACAGTATTGGATACTAACTCTGGTGTTAATGAAACTGATGCAAGAGGAACTCTGTCTTCTACTGGTCCTTTGGCTGTGGAACCTGACGCAGTGGAAACTAGTAAGGGTACTGAATATATGACACCATCTGCTCTCGGTTCAGTTAATAAGTATGATGTTGATGTATCTTTAACTACTCAAGATACTGAGCATGACATGGTCATTTCCACGAGCCCCAGTGGTGGTAGTGAAGCTGACATAGAGGGACCTTTGCCTGCTAAAGACATTCATCTTGATTTAGCATCTGGTAATCTTAGTAAAGATACAGAAGAACTGTTACCTGTAAAAGAGAGCGACCAGACATTAGCAGTTGTTGTCAGCCCTAAAGAAAGTAGTGGGGAAGATAAAGAGGTACCTCTCCCTACTAAAGAGATACCTGATTCAGGATTTCCTACAAATATTGAGGATATTAATGAAGCAGATTTGGTGAGACCATTACTTCCCAAGGACATGGAACGTCTTACAAGCCTTAGAGCTGGCATTGAAGGACCTTTACTTGCAAGTGAGGCTGAACGTGACAAATCTGCTGCCAGTCCAGTTGTAATTAGTATACCAGAAAGAGCTTCGGAGTCATCTTCAGAAGAAAAAGATGATTATGAGATTTTTGTTAAAGTTAAGGACACACatgagaaaagcaagaaaaagaaccGTGACAAaggtgaaaaagagaaaaaaagagattcttCATTAAGATCTCGGAGTAAACGTTCCAAATCATCTGAACATAAATCACGCAAGCGTACTAGTGAATCTCGTTCTAGGGCAAGGAAGAGGTCTTCTAAGTCCAAGTCTCATCGATCTCAAACACGTTCACGGTCACGGTCAAGacgcaggaggaggagcagcaggtctAGATCAAAGTCTAGAGGAAGGCGATCTGTATCAAAAGAAAAGCGCAAAAGGTCTCCAAAGCACAGATCTAAATccagggaaaggaaaagaaaaagatcaaGCTCAAGGGACAACCGGAAAGCAGTCCGAGCTCGAAGTCGCACTCCAAGTCGCAGGAGTCGCAGTCACACTCCGAGCCGTAGGAGGAGGTCTAGATCCGTGGGTAGAAGAAGGAGTTTCAGTGTTTCCCCCAGTAGACGGAGCCGCACCCCCAGCCGACGGAGCCGCACCCCCAGCCGAAGGAGCCGCACCCCCAGCCGACGGAGTCGCACCCCCAGCCGACGGAGCCGCACCCCCAGCCGACGGAGCCGTACCCCCAGCCGACGGAGCCGCACTCCTAGCCGTCGAAGAAGATCTAGGTCTGTGGTGAGAAGACGAAGCTTCAGTATATCACCAGTCAGATTAAGGCGATCAAGAACGCCTCTGAGAAGAAGGTTTAGTAGATCTCCTATCCGTCGTAAAAGGTCCAGGTCTTCTGAAAGGGGCAGATCACCCAAACGTCTAACAGATTTGG ATAAGGCTCAATTACTTGAAATAGCCAAAGCTAATGCAGCTGCCATGTGTGCTAAGGCTGGTGTTCCTTTACCGCCAAACCTAAAGCCTGCACCTCCACCTACAATAGAAGAGAAAGTTGCTAAAAAGTCAGGAGGAGCTACTATAGAAGAACTAACTGAG aaatgcaaacagaTTGCACAGAGTAAAGAAGATGATGATGTAATAGTGAACAAACCTCATGTTTCggatgaagaggaagaagaaccTCCTTTTTATCATCATCCCTTTAAGCTCAGTGAACCCAAACCCATTTTTTTCAATCTGAAT ATTGCTGCAGCAAAACCAACTCCACCAAAAAGCCAAGTAACATTAACTAAAGAATTTCCCGTTTCATCTGGATCTCAACATcgaaagaaagaagcagacagTGTTTATGGAGAGTGGGTTCCTGTAGAGAAGAATGGTGAAGAAAACAAAGATGATGATAATGTTTTCAGCAGCAATTTGCCCTCAGAG ccTGTGGACATCTCTACAGCAATGAGTGAACGGGCACTTGCTCAGAAAAGACTCAGTGAGAATGCATTTGACCTTGAAGCCATGAGCATGTTAAACCGAGCTCAGGAAAGG ATTGATGCCTGGGCTCAGCTGAACTCTATTCCTGGCCAGTTCACAGGAAGTACAGGAGTACAGGTTCTGACACAAGAACAGTTGGCTAATACTGGTGCCCAAGCCTGGATTAAAAAG GATCAGTTCTTAAGAGCAGCCCCAGTAACTGGAGGAATGGGAGCCGTTCTGATGAGAAAAATGGgctggagagaaggagaaggattaggaaaaaacaaagaaggaaataagGAGCCTATCCTAGTTGATTTTAAGACAGATCGTAAAG